From Argopecten irradians isolate NY chromosome 2, Ai_NY, whole genome shotgun sequence, the proteins below share one genomic window:
- the LOC138315520 gene encoding NF-kappa-B inhibitor cactus-like, which produces MNDIETDCAPVNTRPISQRMDQLNKLHQKSMDSADCLSDPGYGSGSLSFSSGDVASLREEITRLNDKSLESVKEQSENITDIDELLSKTREITIGDEGYVEESVQETKTSEIVLQDRITPEALMVYGTDSEGDNLLFLAIINGQIQLASVIIQMAPAADWLDIYNDELRQTALHLAVLTKQVSIVRRLIVGGACLEMCDHNGDTPLHIACRQGDHETVRALLEPVRYEELQQNEYSIRYQTIPQNLEIRNSSGCTCLHVAAENGHLNVMKVLLSKGAHINNGDAKRGATVLHRAAERGDLSLTTFLLGLSDIDVDSKMYDGTTPAAIAYCRRHNEIVTILKKFGARTEYLSDMFDDSDSDA; this is translated from the coding sequence ATGAACGACATAGAAACTGATTGTGCACCGGTTAATACCCGACCCATCTCACAGAGAATGGACCAACTTAATAAATTACACCAGAAAAGCATGGATAGCGCTGACTGTCTAAGTGATCCTGGCTATGGTTCTGGTTCGTTGTCATTTTCCAGTGGAGATGTTGCTAGTTTACGGGAGGAAATAACTCGATTGAATGATAAATCTTTGGAATCAGTGAAAGAGCAGAGTGAGAACATCACGGACATTGATGAACTTTTGTCTAAGACGAGAGAAATAACTATTGGTGACGAAGGCTATGTGGAAGAATCCGTTCAGGAAACTAAGACAAGTGAAATAGTACTCCAGGATAGAATCACACCCGAGGCGTTGATGGTGTATGGTACAGACTCTGAAGGAGACAATCTCCTTTTCTTGGCTATCATAAATGGACAAATACAATTGGCGTCCGTGATAATACAAATGGCCCCCGCAGCAGACTGGCTTGATATTTACAATGACGAATTACGCCAGACGGCGTTACATCTGGCTGTTCTGACGAAACAAGTTTCTATTGTTAGGAGGTTAATTGTTGGCGGCGCTTGCTTGGAAATGTGTGACCATAACGGAGATACCCCTCTCCACATCGCTTGTCGTCAGGGTGACCACGAAACGGTGCGCGCGCTGTTGGAACCAGTCCGGTATGAAGAACTACAGCAAAACGAATACTCTATCCGTTACCAGACAATTCCTCAAAATTTGGAAATCCGAAACTCTTCCGGTTGCACGTGCTTGCATGTGGCAGCAGAGAACGGACATTTGAATGTTATGAAAGTGCTTCTATCCAAAGGAGCCCACATAAACAATGGTGACGCGAAAAGGGGCGCGACTGTACTGCACAGAGCTGCAGAGCGAGGTGATCTCAGCCTCACAACTTTTCTCCTGGGACTTTCTGATATTGATGTGGACAGTAAAATGTATGATGGCACAACGCCTGCAGCCATTGCTTATTGCAGACGACACAATGAAATCGTGACCATTCTGAAAAAATTTGGTGCAAGAACTGAATATTTGAGTGACATGTTTGATGATAGTGATTCGGATGCATAA
- the LOC138315521 gene encoding uncharacterized protein: MAEKTSIPTVVEMEGQILNNSQIILEQVEGAEGVETQTAGGGIINITNDETGNIIMQIQDGAVATSDEQGMMTTYNINEVQAGENMMEFAQALSELQASEQLLEFANTAHEQQGKIVINMQESEEQQQIPNTVKDIQSEVQMIQIPSLSMEAGDKQKTVTIPNTVMDIQGVSDGVTQMPVIVTDHKGEKQVVEVIHPKAEHVVETVQVQTTQTGEGSSAGTSLLQGVNLQHLEEALTDKQIVIDGLAPNNFQNLRSEILEDGTIQLYMVEESDKEGAQGDMATIEDGTFYIQDRPDKRDSSMQTAMMSIKAKQYRDVATQITCFPKFTRQGLYDVAIQVSSKDIRRNPLKISAGKHLPNGTKIIQNNIKTQNESTVVLNAGDASQLIFHKCNICGKVYKNKLNWTNHIRCHSGEKVYMCCHCGKVYQKGSLASHLRTHSELRQIAVFENLPDDMKRKNHKSIPGLKFPNQEASIIELTIADVTTEVDGSMFPPPAAVPAIPGSDLQDFSQSEEVYADADIPAKMEVEAEAEIQEGTAKTKYIYKCNICGKEYNNKSNCHRHLKSHTMDKNYKCGYCGKAFTHRYEVRMHCRIHTGEKPFRCPICTRGFNESGNLRRHMKIHVGDDSPYKCGVCFKGFDHIVRLNAHAKVHTGDIVCDTCNRKFSKISDLYRHIKIHTGERPFKCEFCDKTFCQKVNLNSHMRTHTGMKAFRCKYCGLGFSRKTILQAHEKTHEEGADDEGTVEREAVKITKDQIEILEAEVIEHMDEEEEEVVEECIEVITAENIVEEVETEETTGDKGIQMAGEIIEEMEQGEPGEPTEDRGTQIGGEVTEDQ, translated from the coding sequence ATGGCTGAAAAAACAAGCATTCCAACAGTAGTAGAGATGGAGGGTCAAATACTGAACAATTCTCAGATTATTCTTGAGCAAGTTGAAGGTGCCGAAGGAGTTGAAACACAGACAGCTGGAGGTGGCATCATCAACATCACAAATGATGAGACTGGCAACATCATCATGCAGATCCAGGATGGTGCTGTTGCAACTTCAGATGAACAAGGCATGATGACCACCTACAACATCAATGAGGTGCAAGCAGGGGAGAACATGATGGAATTTGCCCAAGCTCTCAGCGAACTTCAAGCAAGTGAACAATTATTAGAATTTGCAAATACTGCTCATGAACAGCAAGGGAAAATTGTTATTAACATGCAAGAGAGCGAGGAGCAGCAGCAGATTCCCAACACAGTCAAAGATATCCAGTCAGAAGTGCAGATGATACAGATTCCTTCATTAAGTATGGAAGCAGGAGATAAGCAGAAAACCGTTACCATCCCAAACACAGTGATGGATATCCAAGGAGTTTCTGATGGTGTCACACAAATGCCAGTCATCGTCACTGACCACAAGGGCGAAAAACAAGTGGTAGAGGTCATACACCCGAAAGCTGAACATGTAGTGGAGACAGTCCAGGTTCAAACCACACAGACGGGAGAGGGTAGCTCAGCTGGTACCAGTCTACTTCAGGGGGTCAACTTACAGCACTTAGAAGAGGCTCTTACTGACAAGCAGATTGTCATCGATGGCCTGGCaccaaataattttcaaaacttgCGTTCTGAAATTCTCGAAGATGGAACTATTCAACTGTATATGGTTGAGGAATCTGATAAGGAGGGAGCTCAAGGTGACATGGCAACTATAGAGGACGGAACGTTTTACATTCAGGACAGGCCAGACAAGAGAGACTCCAGTATGCAGACAGCAATGATGTCCATCAAAGCCAAGCAGTATCGTGATGTGGCTACACAGATCACATGCTTCCCAAAGTTCACAAGACAGGGCTTGTATGATGTAGCCATTCAAGTCAGTAGTAAGGACATCCGTCGTAATCCACTAAAGATATCTGCAGGTAAACACCTGCCTAATGGCACGAAGATTATCCAGAACAATATAAAGACTCAGAATGAGAGCACAGTGGTACTCAACGCAGGTGATGCATCTCAGCTCATCTTTCACAAGTGTAACATTTGTGGGAAAGTCTACAAGAATAAGCTAAACTGGACAAACCATATCCGATGTCACTCTGGGGAAAAGGTCTACATGTGCTGTCACTGTGGGAAGGTATACCAGAAAGGTAGTCTGGCTTCTCATCTCCGCACCCACTCGGAACTCCGACAGATTGCAGTGTTTGAAAATTTGCCTGACGATATGAAGAGAAAGAATCATAAGTCTATTCCTGGCTTAAAATTTCCCAATCAGGAAGCTTCCATAATAGAGTTAACCATTGCTGACGTTACAACAGAGGTTGACGGAAGTATGTTCCCTCCCCCAGCAGCTGTTCCAGCTATCCCTGGATCTGATCTGCAGGATTTCTCCCAATCAGAGGAAGTCTATGCAGATGCTGACATTCCTGCCAAGATGGAGGTGGAAGCTGAGGCAGAGATTCAGGAAGGCACTGCTAAGACCAAATACATCTATAAATGTAATATCTGTGGGAAGGAGTACAACAACAAGAGCAACTGTCATCGCCATCTTAAGTCACACACAATGGACAAGAATTACAAGTGTGGGTATTGTGGCAAGGCCTTCACTCATCGATACGAGGTGCGTATGCACTGTCGTATACACACAGGAGAAAAACCATTCCGCTGTCCAATTTGTACTCGTGGATTCAATGAAAGTGGTAACCTTCGACGTCACATGAAGATCCATGTTGGGGATGACTCTCCATATAAATGTGGTGTTTGTTTTAAAGGCTTTGATCACATTGTGCGACTGAATGCACATGCTAAAGTTCACACAGGGGACATTGTATGCGACACTTGCAACAGAAAATTCAGTAAGATCTCTGACTTGTATCGCCACATTAAGATTCATACTGGAGAGCGACCTTTCAAGTGTGAGTTCTGTGATAAAACCTTCTGTCAGAAGGTCAACCTTAACTCCCATATGCGTACACACACTGGCATGAAGGCATTCCGCTGCAAGTATTGTGGACTTGGCTTCAGTCGCAAGACGATTCTACAAGCCCATGAGAAAACACATGAAGAGGGTGCTGACGATGAAGGAACAGTAGAACGTGAAGCTGTTAAAATAACTAAGGACCAAATAGAGATACTAGAAGCAGAGGTCATAGAGCACATggatgaggaggaggaagaaGTTGTTGAGGAATGTATAGAGGTCATCACAGCAGAGAATATTGTGGAGGAAGTAGAGACGGAGGAGACCACTGGTGATAAGGGGATTCAAatggcaggggagataattgagGAAATGGAGCAGGGAGAACCTGGGGAACCAACTGAGGATAGAGGAACCCAAATAGGAGGGGAAGTTACTGAGGATCAGTAG
- the LOC138315522 gene encoding zinc finger protein 675-like, which translates to MTEEVQYEVMGSTEALMQTMLTPGVIQEVAAEELSAGNQEIIIDGMPLQIPAGNYKTEVLEDGTVQVIVYQDSKEDQDPSTPRYAESAIQTDIDIRNRRAHSIGIQNTTVPQFNSYSFAEHGVQTDPTPDESLLIEGDGNMPVELPIPEDNEEMDEVVEEEIEERPAKRKRKATTKNPRVIQNVQTDDENTVKGIRAGKEVTFHKCGICGKIYKNKTNWMNHLKGHSKEQVFMCGYCGQLIQGFCFVAHIKSHHSEEEAAKEEAAKAQTKNADDEVDNTPTASSTATLTAMSTETQTEAPSNNESQDFDVMDENGEKRYMVRSHQVTLPNQQVATVIDLGNLIDVAMNAEVTSDAADGTSTSTAKSASGDQGLKTTTTTSQEVREELETAIAGTETTQEEIPNTTEGEYEDVTTKYIYKCNVCGKEYNNKSNCHRHLKSHTHGKSYKCEYCDKTYMHRYELKMHSRIHTGEKPFKCVICTRAFNESGNLRRHMKIHAGDDTPYKCGVCFKGFTDLYRLHVHLKVHTGEIKCDTCGKTFGKISDLYRHIRIHTGDKPYKCDQCHKAFCQKVNLQTHYRTHTGKSPFQCKLCHFTFSRKQILDNHMKVHAQIEDEEKLKTAGEIKKEVIDEELEGAEHVPQEQEEEEEGMTEVVDLSSVDEQTGLVEVPVDSQEIETGLTQEELAQLVAATMQSQVAETAGTSTD; encoded by the coding sequence ATGACAGAGGAGGTTCAGTATGAAGTAATGGGATCAACAGAGGCCCTAATGCAGACAATGCTTACCCCAGGAGTGATCCAGGAGGTTGCTGCAGAGGAGCTTTCAGCAGGAAATCAAGAAATCATCATTGATGGCATGCCTCTCCAGATTCCAGCGGGAAACTACAAAACAGAGGTGCTGGAGGACGGCACAGTACAGGTGATTGTTTATCAGGATAGCAAGGAAGATCAGGATCCTTCCACGCCCAGATATGCAGAGTCTGCCATACAGACAGACATAGACATCAGGAACAGGCGTGCACACAGTATTGGGATTCAGAATACCACGGTTCCTCAGTTTAACAGTTACAGCTTTGCTGAACATGGAGTACAAACAGACCCAACTCCAGATGAATCATTATTGATTGAAGGTGATGGAAACATGCCAGTCGAGCTTCCGATTCCAGAGGACAATGAAGAAATGGATGAAGTAGTGGAAGAAGAAATTGAAGAACGGCCTGCAAAGAGAAAGAGGAAAGCGACGACTAAGAATCCGCGGGTTATACAGAACGTTCAGACAGATGACGAGAACACAGTGAAAGGAATACGTGCAGGCAAGGAAGTAACTTTCCACAAATGTGGTATCTGTGGGAAAAtctacaaaaacaaaactaattGGATGAATCACCTGAAGGGCCACTCAAAAGAGCAAGTATTTATGTGTGGATACTGTGGTCAGCTTATTCAGGGATTCTGTTTTGTTGCCCATATTAAAAGCCACCACAGTGAAGAAGAGGCTGCTAAAGAAGAAGCTGCAAAAGCTCAGACGAAAAATGCTGATGACGAGGTAGATAACACTCCTACAGCTTCTTCTACTGCAACGCTTACAGCTATGTCCACTGAAACTCAAACAGAAGCTCCCAGCAACAATGAAAGTCAGGATTTTGATGTGATGGATGAAAATGGAGAGAAGAGATACATGGTGAGAAGTCATCAGGTGACTCTACCAAACCAGCAGGTGGCCACTGTCATAGATCTTGGTAATTTGATAGATGTGGCCATGAATGCAGAAGTCACATCCGATGCTGCAGACGGCACTAGTACTAGTACTGCTAAAAGTGCTAGTGGTGACCAAGGTCTAAAGACAACTACAACCACCTCACAAGAAGTGAGAGAAGAGCTGGAGACAGCTATAGCTGGGACAGAGACCACGCAAGAGGAGATACCAAACACGACAGAGGGAGAATATGAGGATGTGACAACTAAATACATCTACAAGTGTAATGTCTGTGGTAAGGAGTACAACAACAAGAGCAACTGTCATCGCCATCTCAAATCACACACTCACGGCAAGTCATATAAGTGTGAATACTGTGACAAAACTTATATGCATCGATATGAACTGAAAATGCACAGTCGTATTCACACAGGTGAAAAGCCTTTTAAGTGTGTCATTTGCACCAGGGCTTTCAACGAAAGTGGAAACCTCCGTCGACACATGAAGATTCACGCTGGTGATGACACCCCCTACAAATGTGGAGTCTGCTTTAAGGGCTTTACAGACTTGTATCGCCTCCATGTCCATCTTAAAGTCCACACTGGGGAGATCAAGTGTGACACATGTGGGAAGACATTTGGTAAAATTTCCGACCTGTACCGTCATATCCGTATTCACACTGGTGATAAACCGTACAAATGTGATCAGTGTCACAAAGCCTTCTGTCAAAAAGTCAACCTACAGACACATTACCGCACACATACTGGCAAGAGTCCATTCCAATGTAAGCTCTGTCATTTCACTTTCAGTCGTAAACAAATCCTTGATAACCACATGAAGGTTCACGCTCAGATAGAAGACGAGGAAAAACTTAAAACAGCAGGGGAGATAAAGAAGGAAGTTATTGATGAGGAACTCGAAGGTGCAGAACATGTCCCGCAGGAACAGGAGGAAGAAGAGGAAGGTATGACAGAGGTGGTCGATCTGTCATCTGTGGACGAACAAACTGGATTAGTGGAAGTACCAGTGGACTCCCAGGAAATAGAGACTGGACTAACACAGGAAGAACTGGCACAGTTAGTGGCTGCTACCATGCAGTCACAGGTGGCAGAGACAGCTGGTACCTCAACTGATTAA